A window of the Nocardia sp. NBC_01329 genome harbors these coding sequences:
- a CDS encoding phosphatase PAP2 family protein — MNPSLQDSGADRAPAEVKILEAVQGAIATPPVISAARGMSHFGEHALGWVGIAAVGALVDKPRRRQWAGVAVGAVGAHAASIVIKRIVRRPRPHAPSVQVNVSTPSKLSFPSSHATSTTAAAVLLGKLTGLPLPAVLVPPMLLSRVVLGVHYPSDVLAGSALGAASAAALLAAEKRLDSDRTRRKGRTGRKGTASHE, encoded by the coding sequence ATGAACCCGAGCCTGCAGGATTCGGGTGCCGATCGGGCTCCGGCCGAGGTCAAGATCCTCGAAGCGGTTCAGGGCGCCATCGCCACCCCACCGGTGATCTCGGCCGCGCGCGGGATGTCGCATTTCGGCGAGCACGCACTCGGCTGGGTCGGTATCGCCGCGGTCGGTGCGTTGGTCGACAAACCCCGGCGCCGGCAGTGGGCCGGGGTCGCCGTCGGCGCCGTGGGGGCGCACGCGGCGTCCATCGTGATCAAGCGGATTGTCCGCCGGCCGCGTCCACACGCACCATCGGTGCAGGTCAACGTATCGACACCGAGCAAGCTCAGCTTTCCTTCCTCGCACGCGACCTCGACAACCGCGGCGGCGGTGCTACTCGGAAAATTGACCGGGCTACCCTTGCCTGCGGTGCTCGTACCGCCGATGTTGCTGTCCAGAGTCGTGCTCGGGGTGCATTACCCCTCCGATGTGCTCGCCGGTTCCGCGCTCGGTGCCGCGTCCGCCGCCGCCCTGCTCGCCGCCGAAAAGAGACTCGACAGTGACCGCACAAGACGAAAAGGCCGCACCGGACGAAAAGGCACTGCCAGCCATGAGTGA
- a CDS encoding alpha/beta hydrolase yields the protein MRGVIGRDVRTERPARRLGDRLKRTVLLSLAALLPVGASVAGPAAPASAQFDPNAMDFWVDSEMGPIKSRVFRAADGNTGRVVYALDGMRARDDLSGWEIDTDVARELTKWNINVVMPVGGRSSFYADWNAPSDFFGLGSSGSASGATGSAADSGSGLASGSAAGVGRTTTYKWETFLTRELRWALRDRLGFNPNGNGVFGLSMGGSAALALAAYHPDQFRYAGSYSGYLNVSAPGMREALRVAMLDAGGFNIDAMAPPWSPQWLRMDPFVFAPMLRNHNTRLWVSAGSGIPAATDGLDFNTVNAMGLEALALANTRAFQVRMASLGASNATYDFPAVGVHNWRYWATEVYRMIPDMSANIG from the coding sequence ATGCGAGGGGTTATCGGCCGGGATGTCCGGACCGAACGTCCGGCACGGCGGCTGGGCGATCGGCTGAAGCGCACGGTGCTGCTGTCCCTGGCAGCTCTGCTTCCGGTCGGTGCTTCCGTGGCCGGGCCCGCGGCGCCGGCCTCGGCGCAGTTCGATCCCAACGCTATGGATTTCTGGGTCGATTCGGAGATGGGGCCGATCAAGTCCCGGGTGTTCCGTGCCGCCGACGGCAACACCGGCCGGGTCGTGTACGCGCTGGACGGGATGCGCGCCCGCGACGATCTGAGCGGTTGGGAGATCGATACCGATGTCGCCCGGGAACTGACCAAATGGAATATCAACGTGGTCATGCCGGTCGGCGGCCGGTCCAGTTTCTACGCGGACTGGAACGCGCCGAGCGATTTCTTCGGACTGGGCAGTTCCGGTAGCGCGAGTGGCGCCACCGGATCGGCCGCCGATTCGGGGTCGGGTCTGGCGTCGGGTTCGGCGGCCGGGGTCGGCCGGACCACCACCTATAAATGGGAAACCTTCCTCACCCGTGAACTGCGCTGGGCGCTGCGCGACCGGCTCGGTTTCAACCCGAACGGCAACGGCGTGTTCGGATTGTCGATGGGCGGCAGTGCCGCGCTGGCTCTGGCGGCCTACCACCCCGACCAGTTCCGTTACGCCGGCTCCTATTCCGGATATCTGAACGTGTCCGCCCCCGGCATGCGGGAGGCGCTGCGGGTGGCGATGCTCGACGCCGGCGGCTTCAATATCGACGCCATGGCGCCGCCGTGGAGCCCGCAGTGGTTGCGGATGGATCCGTTCGTGTTCGCGCCGATGCTGCGCAACCACAACACCCGGCTGTGGGTCTCGGCGGGCAGCGGTATCCCGGCCGCTACCGACGGCCTGGATTTCAACACCGTCAACGCCATGGGTCTGGAAGCGCTGGCGCTGGCCAACACCCGGGCGTTCCAGGTGCGGATGGCGTCGCTGGGGGCGAGCAATGCCACGTACGACTTCCCGGCGGTCGGTGTGCACAACTGGCGCTATTGGGCGACCGAGGTGTATCGGATGATCCCCGATATGTCGGCGAACATCGGCTGA
- a CDS encoding decaprenyl-phosphate phosphoribosyltransferase: MSEEPTGADLADAEVKGPPKTLVGGLIKAARPRQWVKNVLVLAAPMAAGSVTDLDVLGNVAIAFVVFCMAASGIYLTNDAMDVEADRAHPTKRFRPIAAGVVPVNLAFVLSAVLLLASLGLSFLASWQLAVTMAIYIGIQLAYCFGLKHQVVLDICIVSSGFLLRAIAGGVAAGIPLSQWFLLIMAFGSLFMAAGKRYAELQLVLSTGAKIRKSLEYYTPTYLRFIWSLAATAVVVFYGLWAFEQGAAKDTEWFALSMIPFTIAILRYAVDVDGGEAGEPEEIAFGDRVLQLLAIAWIGAVGVAVYLF; the protein is encoded by the coding sequence ATGAGTGAAGAGCCCACCGGCGCTGATCTGGCCGATGCCGAAGTGAAGGGGCCCCCGAAAACTCTGGTCGGTGGCCTGATCAAGGCAGCTCGTCCGCGCCAGTGGGTGAAGAACGTCCTGGTGCTGGCCGCCCCGATGGCCGCGGGTTCGGTGACCGATCTCGATGTGCTCGGCAATGTCGCCATCGCCTTCGTGGTGTTCTGCATGGCCGCGTCCGGCATCTACCTGACCAACGACGCGATGGATGTCGAGGCCGATCGGGCCCATCCGACCAAGCGGTTCCGTCCCATCGCCGCCGGTGTGGTCCCGGTGAACCTTGCCTTTGTGCTGTCGGCGGTGCTGCTGCTCGCGTCGCTGGGGCTGTCGTTCCTGGCGTCCTGGCAGCTGGCGGTGACGATGGCGATCTACATCGGAATCCAGCTGGCGTACTGCTTTGGGCTCAAACACCAGGTGGTCCTGGACATCTGCATCGTGTCCTCGGGCTTTCTGCTACGTGCGATCGCCGGTGGTGTGGCCGCCGGGATCCCGCTGTCGCAGTGGTTCCTGCTGATCATGGCGTTCGGTTCGCTGTTCATGGCGGCCGGTAAGCGGTACGCGGAACTACAACTGGTGCTGTCCACCGGTGCGAAGATCCGTAAATCGTTGGAGTACTACACCCCTACTTACCTACGGTTCATCTGGAGCCTTGCCGCGACGGCGGTGGTGGTTTTCTACGGTCTCTGGGCCTTCGAACAGGGTGCCGCCAAGGACACCGAGTGGTTCGCCCTGTCGATGATCCCGTTCACCATCGCGATTCTGCGCTATGCCGTGGATGTCGACGGTGGCGAGGCCGGGGAACCGGAGGAGATCGCGTTCGGCGATCGCGTCCTGCAGTTGCTCGCCATTGCCTGGATCGGAGCGGTAGGTGTCGCTGTCTATCTCTTCTGA
- a CDS encoding alpha/beta hydrolase, giving the protein MRFGRAAGPKRSTGPSRAPRGWRSRILAIGAAVLALPVAAGIAAPTAALASPAAPVKRGAFEELLVPSSMGPIKVQVQWAARGGNAGLYLLDGLRARDDRNAWSFETNALQQFGNDNISLIMPVGGQSSFYADWYSPSNTNGQKFTYKWETFLTQELPAFLEGHGVSRTNNAIAGLSMGGSAALALAAYHRDQFRSAAAYSGYLNISAPGMREAIRIAMLDAGKFNVDSMAAPWSPAWLRMDPFVFAPQLRGLPMYISAASGLPGPYDKPAGAVGAFNTGNAMALEALSLVNTRAFQARLKTLGINAHFDFPSVGTHSWKYWESQLFASRQMFLDSTNGW; this is encoded by the coding sequence ATGCGTTTCGGCAGGGCAGCCGGCCCGAAGAGAAGTACCGGGCCCTCGCGGGCACCCCGCGGTTGGCGTAGCCGGATTCTGGCTATCGGTGCGGCAGTGCTCGCGCTACCGGTCGCGGCAGGTATCGCGGCTCCGACTGCCGCGCTGGCCTCGCCCGCGGCACCGGTGAAGCGCGGCGCTTTCGAAGAACTGCTGGTTCCCTCGAGCATGGGCCCGATCAAGGTTCAGGTGCAGTGGGCGGCCCGCGGCGGCAACGCCGGGCTCTACCTGCTCGACGGCCTGCGTGCGCGCGACGATCGCAACGCCTGGTCGTTCGAGACCAACGCGCTGCAGCAGTTCGGCAACGACAACATCTCCCTGATCATGCCGGTCGGTGGACAGTCGAGCTTCTACGCCGACTGGTACTCGCCCAGCAACACCAACGGTCAGAAGTTCACCTACAAATGGGAGACCTTCCTGACCCAGGAGCTCCCGGCCTTCCTCGAGGGCCACGGCGTCTCACGCACCAACAACGCGATCGCGGGCCTGTCCATGGGTGGCAGCGCCGCGCTGGCCCTGGCCGCCTACCACCGCGACCAGTTCCGTTCGGCAGCCGCCTACTCCGGCTACCTGAACATCTCGGCACCGGGTATGCGCGAAGCCATCCGTATCGCCATGCTGGACGCGGGCAAGTTCAACGTCGACTCGATGGCTGCCCCCTGGAGCCCGGCGTGGCTGCGGATGGACCCGTTCGTCTTCGCCCCGCAGCTGCGCGGCCTGCCCATGTACATCTCGGCGGCCAGCGGCCTGCCCGGCCCGTACGACAAGCCGGCCGGTGCGGTCGGTGCGTTCAACACCGGTAACGCCATGGCGCTGGAAGCCCTCTCGCTGGTGAACACCCGGGCCTTCCAGGCGCGGCTGAAGACCCTGGGCATCAACGCCCACTTCGACTTCCCCAGCGTGGGTACCCACTCCTGGAAGTACTGGGAAAGCCAGCTCTTCGCCTCGCGTCAGATGTTCCTGGATTCCACCAACGGCTGGTGA
- a CDS encoding alpha/beta hydrolase, translating to MRSARRPGSVRTRRWAQRWAMGVAVALLAPLAVAISDVAPRVEAAPNPAGFDFWVDSPEMGPIRSRVFRAKDGNTNRVVYALDGMRAPETHSGWENDTNIANALTDWNINVVMPIGGMSSFYADWNAPSSFFGLPPTGSSSGSGALNTISEGPGKSYRYAWETFINQHLRWALNSRLGFNPNRNGVFGLSMGGSGALTLAAYHPDQFSFAGSYSGYLNISAPGMREAIRVAMIDAGGYNVDSMAPPWGPQWLRMDPFVFAPLLRDHNTRLWISAGSALPGPADGFNGNTINGMGLEALALANTRSFQVRMMTLGANNVTYSFPATGIHSWTYWEAEVYRMLPDLSANIG from the coding sequence ATGCGAAGTGCGCGCAGGCCCGGATCGGTGCGAACCCGCCGCTGGGCACAGCGGTGGGCGATGGGGGTGGCCGTAGCCCTGCTGGCCCCCCTGGCGGTGGCGATATCGGATGTGGCCCCCCGGGTCGAAGCGGCCCCCAATCCGGCGGGATTCGACTTCTGGGTCGATTCACCGGAAATGGGCCCGATCAGGTCGCGGGTCTTCCGCGCCAAGGACGGCAACACCAACCGGGTGGTCTATGCCCTCGACGGTATGCGCGCCCCCGAAACCCACAGCGGATGGGAGAACGACACCAATATCGCCAATGCGCTGACCGACTGGAATATCAACGTCGTCATGCCGATCGGCGGTATGTCCAGCTTCTACGCCGACTGGAACGCCCCCAGCTCCTTCTTCGGCCTCCCCCCGACGGGTTCCTCTTCCGGATCCGGCGCCCTCAACACAATTTCCGAGGGCCCCGGCAAGAGCTACCGGTACGCCTGGGAGACCTTCATCAATCAGCATCTGCGCTGGGCCCTGAACAGCCGGCTCGGATTCAACCCGAACCGCAACGGTGTCTTCGGCCTGTCGATGGGCGGCAGCGGGGCGCTCACCCTGGCCGCCTACCACCCCGACCAGTTCAGCTTCGCCGGGTCCTACTCCGGCTACCTCAACATCTCCGCACCCGGTATGCGCGAGGCCATCCGGGTCGCCATGATCGATGCCGGCGGCTACAACGTGGATTCCATGGCCCCGCCGTGGGGCCCGCAGTGGCTGCGGATGGACCCGTTCGTATTCGCGCCGCTGCTGCGTGACCACAACACCAGGCTGTGGATATCCGCCGGAAGCGCCCTGCCCGGCCCCGCCGACGGGTTCAACGGCAACACGATCAACGGAATGGGCCTGGAAGCGCTGGCGCTGGCGAACACCCGTTCGTTCCAGGTTCGGATGATGACGCTCGGCGCGAACAATGTCACCTACTCGTTCCCGGCAACAGGTATTCACTCATGGACGTACTGGGAGGCCGAGGTGTATCGGATGCTCCCGGATTTGTCGGCGAATATCGGATAA
- the zomB gene encoding flagellar motor control protein ZomB, which translates to MAVAETEQPDERAATEQPRPSGRSTRISRGVFAGGIVVTVALFAFGGWERRWIADDGLIVLRTVRNLLAGNGPVFNPGERVETNTSTAWTYVVWFFSWLTQGRLEYVVLGVALTLSLLALLFAMLGTGKLWGPASSTLLFPAGALAYIAVPPARDYVTSGLENCLVICWIALLWLLLVRWSKTEEPKVPGLLGLAFLAGLAPLIRPEMAVVGGLALLLLFFAPMPGSRLRPWLLRGLMVAVAGAVPLLYQVWRMGYYGLPYPNTAVAKDAGGAKWGQGFTYLWDLAGPYYLYVPLAVLLVAGLVAARSHHARPDVGTSADAEAGRFRRFQERLHSPWAVVALVLGAAVILTIYALRVGGDFMHGRMLLPQLFLFLLPVAVIPLRLPEGGLRALTRRDAPAFAILVAALIGTMAWALLASGTTAIKTGTEINKSGIVDERIYYVLNTGHDHPIRAEDYLDYARMRPMVEAIDNTPDGGLLLNSPSFMMWYIAPPPLPIPPEGVGHTVYFLNLGMTSMNVPLDVRVIDPMGLAFPLAAHTERLTDGRIGHDKSLYPDWVVVETGMVDIKPWLPWYMDEEWVEQARVAMSCPDTHALMLSYKGPLTLERFKHNLLHAFDFASYRIDRVPEYEIQRCGLVDPIPPVR; encoded by the coding sequence ATTGCGGTAGCGGAAACTGAACAGCCCGACGAGCGCGCTGCCACCGAGCAGCCCCGCCCGTCCGGTCGTTCCACCAGGATTTCGCGGGGGGTTTTCGCCGGCGGGATCGTGGTGACGGTCGCCCTGTTCGCCTTCGGCGGCTGGGAGCGGCGCTGGATCGCCGATGACGGACTCATCGTGTTGCGTACCGTACGCAACCTGCTGGCCGGAAACGGTCCGGTCTTCAACCCGGGGGAACGGGTGGAGACCAACACCAGTACGGCATGGACCTATGTCGTCTGGTTCTTCAGCTGGCTCACCCAGGGCCGGTTGGAGTATGTGGTGCTGGGTGTCGCGTTGACGCTGTCGCTGTTGGCACTGCTGTTCGCCATGCTCGGCACCGGCAAACTCTGGGGCCCGGCCTCGTCCACGTTGTTGTTCCCGGCCGGGGCGCTGGCCTATATCGCGGTGCCACCGGCCCGCGACTACGTGACCTCGGGCCTGGAGAACTGCCTGGTCATCTGTTGGATCGCCCTGCTGTGGCTGCTGCTGGTGCGCTGGAGCAAGACCGAGGAGCCGAAGGTGCCCGGGTTGCTGGGCCTGGCCTTCCTGGCCGGTCTGGCGCCGTTGATCCGGCCCGAGATGGCGGTGGTCGGCGGACTCGCGCTGCTGCTGCTCTTCTTCGCGCCGATGCCCGGGTCGCGGCTGCGGCCGTGGCTGCTGCGGGGGCTGATGGTGGCGGTGGCCGGCGCTGTCCCGCTGCTCTATCAGGTGTGGCGGATGGGCTACTACGGCCTGCCCTACCCGAACACCGCGGTCGCCAAGGACGCGGGCGGCGCGAAATGGGGCCAGGGTTTCACCTACCTCTGGGATCTGGCCGGCCCCTACTACCTGTACGTACCGCTGGCCGTCCTGCTGGTCGCGGGTCTGGTGGCCGCGCGATCGCATCACGCGCGGCCCGATGTGGGCACTTCGGCGGACGCCGAGGCCGGTCGCTTCCGCCGGTTCCAGGAACGTTTGCATTCGCCGTGGGCGGTGGTCGCGCTGGTGCTGGGCGCCGCGGTGATCCTGACGATCTACGCGCTGCGGGTCGGCGGCGATTTCATGCACGGGCGGATGCTGCTGCCGCAGCTGTTCCTTTTCCTGCTGCCGGTCGCGGTGATCCCGCTGCGGCTGCCCGAAGGTGGCCTGCGGGCGCTGACCCGCCGTGACGCTCCCGCTTTCGCGATCCTGGTCGCCGCGCTGATCGGGACGATGGCCTGGGCCCTGCTGGCTTCGGGTACCACGGCCATCAAAACCGGGACCGAGATCAATAAGTCCGGCATCGTGGACGAACGGATCTACTACGTCCTCAACACCGGTCACGACCACCCCATCCGCGCCGAGGACTATCTCGACTACGCCCGGATGCGTCCCATGGTGGAGGCGATCGACAACACGCCCGACGGCGGGCTGCTGCTCAATTCGCCGTCGTTCATGATGTGGTACATCGCCCCGCCGCCGCTGCCCATCCCGCCGGAGGGGGTCGGGCACACCGTCTACTTCCTCAACTTGGGTATGACCAGCATGAACGTGCCGCTCGATGTTCGAGTCATCGATCCCATGGGTCTGGCGTTCCCGCTGGCCGCACATACCGAGCGGCTCACCGACGGTCGGATCGGGCACGACAAGAGCCTCTACCCGGACTGGGTGGTCGTGGAGACCGGCATGGTGGACATCAAGCCCTGGCTGCCCTGGTACATGGACGAGGAGTGGGTCGAACAGGCCAGGGTCGCGATGTCGTGCCCGGACACCCATGCGCTGATGCTCTCCTACAAGGGACCGCTGACGCTGGAGCGGTTCAAGCACAATCTGCTGCACGCTTTCGATTTCGCCTCGTACCGTATCGACCGGGTCCCCGAGTATGAGATTCAACGCTGTGGTCTTGTCGATCCGATCCCGCCGGTGCGCTGA